Proteins encoded together in one Anabaena sphaerica FACHB-251 window:
- a CDS encoding cupin domain-containing protein has product MKIKIEHQPSQESLNQLGVYNWAIWQKEASKFPWTYDFQETCYFLEGDVIVTPDGGQSVQMGKGDLVTFPAGMSCIWEITKDVKKHYCFD; this is encoded by the coding sequence ATGAAAATTAAGATCGAGCATCAACCTAGTCAAGAGAGCCTCAACCAGTTAGGTGTATACAACTGGGCAATTTGGCAAAAAGAAGCTTCCAAATTCCCTTGGACTTATGATTTTCAAGAAACTTGTTACTTTTTGGAAGGCGATGTAATTGTTACCCCTGATGGCGGACAATCAGTGCAGATGGGCAAAGGAGATTTAGTGACGTTTCCTGCTGGTATGTCTTGTATATGGGAAATTACCAAAGACGTAAAAAAACATTATTGCTTTGATTAA
- a CDS encoding malic enzyme-like NAD(P)-binding protein, which yields MTNLTPNSSFSVTLRLQIPNRVGMLASVTQAIATNGGNLGQIDLIEQSRQESIRDITVDAASTEHAETIVQAVKALADIKVIDVYDRTFNLHRGGKISIASRIPLRSVSDLAMAYTPGVGRICTAIAQNPEEVYNLTIKQNTVAIVTDGSAVLGLGNLGPAAALPVMEGKAMLFKEFAGLDAFPICLATQDTDEIVQTVKNLAPVFGGVNLEDIAAPRCFEIEKRLRAELDIPVFHDDQHGTAIVTLAALFNALKLVNKSIADIRIVINGAGAAGVAIARLLRKAGAEIILMCDSKGIISTNRPDLTEEKREFAVKAQGTLAGAMQGADVFIGVSAPGVLTPEMVQGMTKDAIVFAMANPIPEIQPELAPKNVAVMATGRSDYPNQINNVLAFPGVFRGALDCRAKTITTTMYLEAASAIASLVKPSDLNREHIIPSVFDERVATAVAAAVKQAAREEGIAQS from the coding sequence ATGACAAATCTAACTCCTAATTCTAGTTTCAGTGTGACTCTACGCTTACAAATTCCCAACCGAGTGGGGATGTTAGCCTCTGTAACTCAAGCGATCGCTACCAATGGTGGTAATCTAGGACAAATTGATTTAATTGAACAAAGTCGGCAAGAATCAATCCGTGATATTACTGTGGATGCTGCAAGTACGGAACACGCAGAAACCATTGTTCAAGCCGTAAAAGCATTAGCTGATATTAAAGTTATAGATGTCTATGACAGGACTTTTAATTTACATCGTGGTGGCAAAATTAGTATTGCTAGTAGAATTCCTTTAAGAAGTGTTTCTGATTTAGCAATGGCTTATACTCCAGGGGTAGGGAGAATTTGTACTGCGATCGCTCAAAATCCAGAGGAAGTTTACAACCTCACCATCAAACAAAACACTGTTGCTATTGTCACCGATGGTAGTGCAGTCTTAGGTTTGGGAAATCTCGGACCAGCAGCAGCTTTACCCGTGATGGAAGGTAAAGCCATGCTGTTTAAAGAATTTGCTGGTTTGGATGCTTTCCCAATCTGTCTTGCTACCCAAGATACAGATGAAATTGTCCAAACCGTGAAAAATCTTGCACCTGTATTTGGGGGTGTTAATCTAGAAGATATTGCTGCACCCCGGTGTTTTGAAATTGAAAAAAGATTGCGAGCAGAATTAGATATACCAGTGTTTCACGATGACCAACATGGTACAGCAATTGTCACCTTGGCAGCATTGTTTAATGCCTTAAAATTAGTAAATAAATCAATTGCAGATATCCGCATCGTCATTAATGGTGCTGGTGCTGCTGGAGTGGCGATCGCTCGTTTACTCCGCAAAGCCGGAGCAGAAATAATCTTGATGTGTGACTCTAAAGGGATTATATCCACCAATCGCCCTGATTTAACCGAGGAAAAGCGCGAATTTGCCGTTAAAGCCCAAGGAACCTTAGCCGGTGCTATGCAAGGTGCAGACGTGTTTATCGGTGTCAGCGCCCCCGGAGTTTTGACACCAGAAATGGTGCAAGGAATGACAAAGGATGCAATTGTATTTGCAATGGCTAATCCCATCCCCGAAATCCAACCAGAATTAGCCCCTAAGAACGTGGCAGTTATGGCTACAGGTAGGAGTGACTACCCCAACCAAATTAATAACGTCTTGGCGTTTCCAGGGGTGTTTCGTGGGGCTTTAGATTGTCGGGCTAAGACAATTACTACCACAATGTATTTAGAAGCTGCAAGTGCGATCGCTTCTTTAGTAAAACCTTCAGATTTAAATCGAGAACATATTATCCCTTCAGTCTTTGATGAGCGTGTTGCTACCGCTGTCGCTGCTGCTGTAAAACAAGCTGCACGGGAAGAGGGTATTGCTCAGAGTTGA
- a CDS encoding YifB family Mg chelatase-like AAA ATPase: MLARVWSASIVGIDAVKVGVEVDVSGGLPGIVILGLPDSAIQESKERVKATLKNAGFAFPMRKIVINLTPADLRKEGPAFDLPISVGILAASEQVNPDLLGDFLFLGEVSLDGSLRPVSGVLPIAATAQKMGITGLVVPMENTQEAAVVEGLTVYGCSNITDVVDLLNNPRNYKPVKLNETTETLKLTSLNLADLQDVKGQSHARRALEIAAAGGHNLIFVGPPGSGKTMLARRLPGILPPLEFSESLEVTRIHSVAGLLKNRGSLVRERPFRSPHHSASGPSLVGGGSFPRPGEISLSHRGILFLDELTEFKRDVLEFLRQPLEDGYVTISRTRQSVVFPAQFTLVASTNPCPCGYYGDTIQQCTCSPRQREQYWAKLSGPLMDRIDLQVAVNRLKPEEITQTATTGEASKFVRERVQKARDIATNRFQSEANLRCNAQMQSRHLQKWCNLDDASRNLLEAAIRKLGLSARASDRILKVARTIADLAGDKHLKPQYVAEAIQYRTIDRMQ, from the coding sequence ATGCTGGCTAGAGTCTGGAGTGCATCTATTGTTGGTATCGACGCGGTTAAAGTGGGTGTGGAAGTGGATGTTTCTGGTGGTTTACCGGGAATTGTAATTTTGGGTTTACCAGATTCGGCTATTCAAGAATCTAAAGAACGGGTAAAAGCAACTTTGAAAAATGCCGGTTTTGCTTTTCCCATGCGAAAGATTGTAATTAACCTCACTCCCGCAGATTTAAGAAAAGAAGGACCCGCTTTTGATTTACCAATTAGTGTGGGAATTTTAGCCGCTTCTGAACAAGTTAATCCTGATTTATTGGGAGATTTTTTATTTCTAGGTGAAGTTTCTTTAGATGGTAGTTTGCGTCCGGTTTCTGGTGTTCTACCGATTGCTGCAACAGCCCAAAAAATGGGAATTACTGGTTTAGTTGTGCCTATGGAAAATACTCAAGAAGCTGCGGTTGTAGAAGGATTAACTGTTTATGGTTGCAGCAATATTACTGATGTAGTGGATTTATTAAATAATCCTAGAAATTACAAACCTGTAAAATTAAATGAAACAACAGAAACGTTAAAATTAACATCTTTAAATTTAGCAGATTTGCAAGATGTGAAAGGACAATCTCATGCGCGTCGAGCTTTAGAAATTGCCGCAGCCGGAGGACACAATTTAATTTTTGTCGGACCTCCTGGCAGCGGAAAAACGATGTTAGCAAGACGTTTACCTGGCATTTTACCACCTTTAGAATTTTCTGAATCTTTAGAAGTTACTCGCATTCATTCTGTTGCTGGGTTATTGAAAAATCGCGGTTCATTAGTACGGGAAAGACCTTTTCGCAGTCCCCATCATTCCGCATCGGGTCCATCTTTAGTTGGTGGTGGTAGTTTTCCTCGTCCTGGTGAAATTTCATTATCACATCGAGGGATACTTTTTCTCGATGAATTAACGGAATTTAAAAGAGATGTTTTAGAGTTTTTACGACAACCTTTAGAAGATGGTTATGTAACCATTTCTCGTACTCGTCAATCTGTTGTTTTTCCCGCACAATTTACTTTAGTTGCTAGTACAAATCCCTGTCCTTGTGGTTATTATGGCGATACAATTCAACAGTGTACTTGTTCACCTAGACAACGGGAGCAATATTGGGCGAAATTATCAGGACCGTTGATGGATAGAATTGATTTACAAGTAGCTGTAAATAGGTTAAAACCAGAGGAAATTACCCAAACTGCCACAACAGGAGAAGCATCAAAATTTGTGCGGGAAAGGGTGCAAAAAGCGCGAGATATTGCTACAAATCGTTTTCAATCAGAAGCAAATCTCCGTTGTAATGCTCAAATGCAAAGTCGTCATCTTCAAAAATGGTGTAATTTAGATGATGCAAGTCGGAATTTATTAGAAGCAGCAATTAGAAAATTAGGGTTATCTGCAAGAGCGAGCGATCGCATTCTCAAAGTAGCACGCACAATTGCAGATTTAGCAGGAGATAAACATCTTAAACCCCAATATGTAGCAGAAGCAATTCAATATCGGACAATTGATAGAATGCAGTAA
- a CDS encoding Mo-dependent nitrogenase C-terminal domain-containing protein, which yields MITTNTQPIIFPTLISHIENNHQTGNKSDLLQPLRQWLDEIEFHNRKLAQFIAKLIPAQCPFERDIMFLGRKIAHIPPMCKLNPLYDEFVGLRFRALCYLVDECGEDIQSYC from the coding sequence ATGATCACCACAAATACTCAACCTATCATTTTCCCTACTTTGATTAGCCATATCGAAAACAACCATCAAACAGGAAATAAATCTGATTTACTGCAACCACTACGTCAATGGTTAGATGAAATCGAATTTCACAATCGGAAACTAGCTCAATTTATCGCCAAACTGATTCCTGCTCAGTGTCCATTTGAACGTGATATCATGTTTTTAGGTCGCAAAATCGCTCACATTCCTCCAATGTGCAAACTAAATCCACTATATGACGAATTTGTAGGCTTGCGTTTTCGGGCATTATGTTATTTAGTAGATGAGTGTGGAGAGGATATCCAATCCTACTGCTAA
- a CDS encoding DevA family ABC transporter ATP-binding protein has protein sequence MNSTEPVIAIKNINHYYGKGALRKQILFDISLEIYAGEIVIMTGPSGSGKTTLLSLIGGLRSVQEGSLKFLGKELFGSSQSQLVQSRRSIGYIFQAHNLLGFLTARQNVQMAVELNQRISQSETIKKSEAMLGAVGLAERMNYYPDNLSGGQKQRIAIARALVNHPPLVLADEPTAALDKQSGRDVVEIMQRLAKDQGTAILLVTHDNRILDIADRIVEMEDGLLTRDAQNIHNSHKVGLHVSDPH, from the coding sequence ATGAACAGTACAGAACCTGTAATCGCTATTAAAAATATCAACCATTACTATGGTAAAGGTGCGCTGAGAAAACAAATTTTATTTGATATCAGCCTAGAAATATATGCCGGAGAAATTGTAATTATGACTGGACCATCAGGTTCAGGTAAAACTACATTACTAAGCCTCATAGGTGGTTTGCGTTCTGTGCAAGAAGGCAGCCTGAAATTTTTAGGTAAAGAACTATTTGGTTCTAGTCAAAGTCAACTTGTACAAAGCCGACGCAGTATCGGTTATATTTTCCAGGCTCATAATTTACTGGGTTTTTTAACTGCTAGGCAGAATGTGCAAATGGCAGTGGAATTAAATCAGCGGATTTCTCAATCGGAAACTATTAAGAAGTCAGAAGCCATGCTGGGTGCAGTGGGGTTGGCAGAACGGATGAACTACTACCCAGACAATTTATCTGGTGGGCAAAAACAAAGGATAGCGATCGCTCGCGCTTTAGTCAATCACCCTCCATTAGTTTTAGCAGATGAACCCACGGCCGCATTAGATAAACAATCAGGACGCGATGTGGTAGAAATCATGCAGCGTCTAGCCAAAGACCAAGGAACCGCCATTTTACTAGTTACCCATGACAACCGCATCTTGGATATAGCTGATCGCATCGTCGAAATGGAAGACGGTCTGTTAACTCGTGATGCCCAAAACATACATAACAGCCACAAGGTAGGGCTGCACGTTTCCGATCCTCACTAA
- a CDS encoding histidine triad nucleotide-binding protein, producing the protein MSETTDTIFSKIIRREIPANIVYEDDLALAFTDVNPQAPVHILVIPKKPIVNIATAEPEDQALLGHLLLTAKKVAAQAGLENGYRVVMNTGQDGGQTVYHLHIHILGGRHMSWPPG; encoded by the coding sequence ATGAGTGAAACCACAGACACCATTTTTAGTAAAATCATTCGTCGGGAAATTCCCGCAAACATCGTTTATGAGGATGACCTGGCTTTAGCATTTACAGATGTTAACCCCCAAGCACCAGTTCACATCCTCGTCATCCCCAAAAAACCCATAGTTAACATAGCTACAGCCGAACCAGAAGATCAAGCTTTGTTAGGACATCTGTTGTTAACCGCCAAAAAAGTCGCAGCCCAAGCTGGATTAGAAAACGGTTATCGCGTAGTTATGAACACAGGTCAAGATGGTGGTCAAACCGTATATCACCTACATATACACATCTTAGGTGGACGGCATATGTCTTGGCCTCCTGGTTGA
- a CDS encoding Rpn family recombination-promoting nuclease/putative transposase, translating into MAKPADVSTKRLISLAPNNWVKWVTNLAGLEVRQDYRVINLWEVDVKITLEQPLPSLLPFVPILKGGEDETIIREALLLLQADEQLSQLETVLAFFATFVLDSALVQEIMRWDMAVLRESPWYQEILQQGEKQGEEIGERKDRISSIELCLEVKFGDEGLKFMPKISEISDLETLKTIQRSILTVQSLEELRLVMGNL; encoded by the coding sequence ATGGCCAAACCTGCTGATGTCAGTACCAAACGCTTAATTAGTCTTGCACCCAATAACTGGGTAAAATGGGTAACAAATCTTGCTGGTTTGGAAGTGCGTCAAGATTACCGAGTAATTAATCTTTGGGAAGTAGATGTTAAAATTACCTTAGAACAACCTTTACCTTCTTTACTGCCTTTTGTGCCGATTCTCAAAGGTGGTGAAGATGAAACTATAATTCGGGAAGCATTGCTTTTATTGCAAGCGGATGAACAATTAAGCCAATTAGAAACGGTTCTCGCTTTTTTTGCTACTTTTGTATTAGATAGCGCCTTAGTTCAAGAAATTATGAGGTGGGATATGGCTGTTTTACGTGAATCACCTTGGTATCAGGAGATATTACAACAAGGGGAAAAACAAGGTGAAGAAATAGGAGAAAGAAAAGACAGAATTTCAAGTATTGAGTTATGTTTAGAAGTTAAATTTGGTGATGAAGGATTAAAGTTCATGCCGAAAATTTCTGAAATATCGGATTTGGAAACATTAAAAACTATTCAACGTTCAATTCTCACGGTTCAAAGTTTAGAGGAATTAAGACTTGTAATGGGAAATTTGTAA
- a CDS encoding PDDEXK nuclease domain-containing protein produces MINEYENTLTDLIELLESSRRAAARSVNAIMTATYWEIGRRIVELEQGGEKRAEYGASVIKRLSTDLTQRIGKGFSARNLELMRLFYLEWQISQTVSAEFSLATLAEKFPLPWSHYVRLMSVKNLKARTFYETESLRSGWSERQLKRQIESKFYERVALSQNKTALLKKGEEPQPENIITPEQELKDSYVLEFLGLKDEYSESDLEQALIDSLEDFLLELGSEFAFVGRQKRLRIGSEWYRVDLLFYHRVLKCLIVIDLKLGKLTPADTGQMNFYVNYARDNWTYPGENPPIGLILCSEKDEAVAHYALTNLPNILSAEYQLKLPDEEKLALKIEEARKTIEEKILLSQKDNLNF; encoded by the coding sequence GTGATTAACGAGTACGAAAACACTCTCACTGATTTAATTGAACTTTTAGAATCATCTCGACGTGCAGCCGCTCGTTCAGTTAATGCTATCATGACAGCCACTTACTGGGAAATTGGGCGGCGAATTGTAGAACTTGAGCAAGGTGGAGAGAAACGAGCGGAGTACGGCGCATCAGTTATCAAAAGGCTTTCTACAGACTTAACTCAAAGAATTGGCAAAGGTTTTTCTGCACGTAATTTAGAGTTAATGCGTCTTTTTTATTTGGAATGGCAAATTTCGCAAACAGTGTCTGCGGAATTCAGTTTAGCCACTTTAGCTGAAAAGTTTCCATTACCTTGGTCGCATTATGTTCGTCTTATGTCAGTCAAAAATTTAAAAGCTAGAACATTTTATGAAACTGAATCTTTACGTTCTGGTTGGAGTGAAAGACAGCTAAAAAGGCAGATAGAAAGTAAGTTTTATGAACGAGTAGCCCTATCACAAAATAAAACTGCGTTACTCAAAAAAGGTGAAGAACCCCAGCCAGAAAATATCATTACTCCAGAGCAAGAACTTAAAGATTCTTATGTATTAGAATTTTTAGGATTGAAGGATGAATATTCAGAAAGTGATTTAGAACAAGCATTAATTGATAGTCTTGAAGACTTTTTGTTAGAATTAGGAAGTGAATTTGCTTTTGTAGGTCGTCAGAAACGTCTGCGGATTGGATCTGAATGGTATAGGGTAGATTTATTATTTTATCATCGTGTATTGAAATGTCTGATTGTCATTGATTTGAAGCTTGGTAAACTAACTCCTGCCGATACTGGGCAAATGAATTTTTATGTTAATTATGCTAGAGATAATTGGACTTATCCTGGAGAAAATCCTCCCATTGGACTAATACTTTGTAGTGAAAAAGATGAAGCTGTTGCACATTATGCATTAACAAATTTACCCAATATTTTATCCGCAGAATATCAACTAAAATTACCTGATGAAGAAAAGCTGGCATTAAAAATAGAAGAAGCGAGAAAGACTATAGAGGAAAAAATTTTACTTTCTCAAAAAGACAACTTAAATTTTTGA
- a CDS encoding Uma2 family endonuclease — protein MVQVLQKPVTFAEFVDWKPDGGRYELHNGVIVEMSQPLGPHEEIIGFTARKITVEFDRLNLPYSIPKQALVKPPESESGYVPDILLLNRTNLVNEPLWQKQSTVTQAASIPLIIEVVSTNWRDDYLTKLRDYEEIGIPEYWIIDYLALGGIRYIGNPKQPTISIHLLIDGEYQVTQFRDDARITSSTFPDLNLTAQQIFQAGNI, from the coding sequence ATGGTTCAAGTCTTACAAAAACCAGTAACCTTTGCAGAGTTTGTAGATTGGAAACCAGACGGAGGACGCTATGAACTGCATAATGGAGTAATTGTTGAGATGTCACAACCATTAGGACCACATGAAGAGATCATAGGTTTTACAGCTAGGAAAATAACTGTTGAATTTGATAGATTAAATCTTCCTTACTCCATTCCTAAACAAGCATTAGTCAAACCACCTGAAAGTGAATCAGGCTATGTACCAGATATTTTATTATTAAACCGGACTAATTTAGTCAATGAACCACTTTGGCAAAAACAATCAACTGTAACTCAAGCTGCTTCCATTCCTTTAATTATTGAAGTTGTCAGTACAAATTGGCGTGATGACTACTTAACTAAATTACGAGATTATGAAGAAATTGGCATTCCTGAATATTGGATTATTGATTATTTAGCTTTGGGAGGTATTCGCTATATAGGTAATCCTAAACAGCCTACTATATCTATTCACTTATTGATTGATGGTGAGTATCAAGTAACGCAGTTTAGAGATGATGCAAGAATAACATCATCAACTTTTCCAGATTTGAATTTGACTGCTCAACAAATTTTTCAAGCTGGTAATATTTGA
- a CDS encoding Uma2 family endonuclease, which yields MVQALTKPLTFEEFIIQYGNDPRYELADGELIDMEPTGPHETVGGKIATQIGIAITAEKLSWFIPRTCLIRPFPETATARRPDIVVLDETMLHHEPFWEHEPVIALGQTIKLVVEVVSTNWETDYARKVEEYALLGIPEYWIVDYRGLGGVVFIGKPKQPTFTVCQLIGEDYSQQKYRLGELIKSPLLPSLQLRLDDVMPR from the coding sequence ATGGTTCAAGCATTAACAAAACCATTAACCTTTGAAGAATTCATCATCCAATACGGTAATGACCCCCGCTATGAACTTGCAGATGGAGAACTGATTGATATGGAACCAACTGGACCTCATGAAACCGTCGGTGGTAAAATAGCTACCCAAATAGGTATTGCTATCACTGCGGAAAAACTTTCCTGGTTCATTCCTCGTACCTGTCTGATTCGTCCTTTCCCAGAAACTGCCACAGCCCGCCGTCCTGATATTGTAGTATTAGATGAAACAATGCTGCACCATGAACCTTTTTGGGAACATGAACCTGTTATTGCTTTAGGACAAACAATTAAATTAGTCGTTGAAGTTGTGAGTACAAACTGGGAAACAGATTATGCGCGTAAAGTTGAAGAATACGCTTTATTAGGAATTCCTGAATATTGGATTGTTGATTATCGGGGATTAGGTGGTGTTGTTTTTATTGGTAAACCAAAGCAACCTACATTTACAGTTTGTCAATTAATTGGTGAAGATTACAGTCAGCAAAAATATCGTTTAGGTGAGTTGATTAAATCTCCTCTTTTACCCTCTCTTCAACTACGTCTTGATGATGTGATGCCAAGGTAA
- a CDS encoding HAD family hydrolase, whose product MSRHISNSHDLKNIRLVATDMDGTLTQDGKFTSSLLQALENLAAAGVQVLIVTGRSAGWVSGLSSLMPVAGALAENGGLFYSSHKLESVALTPIPDLAEHRQHLTTTFTKLQSQFPQIKESADNRFRVTDWTFDVASLTLAELQYLSNLCELEGWGFTYSNVQCHIKPQGQDKAMGLLQVLREYFPEYSLDQVVTVGDSPNDESLFNSCYFPVSVGVSNVLKYANQLQYQPTYVTTAPEGEGFFELTSYILQSLSTPKS is encoded by the coding sequence ATGTCCAGACACATTAGTAATTCTCATGATTTGAAGAATATTCGTCTCGTAGCTACAGATATGGATGGAACTTTGACTCAGGATGGCAAATTCACATCCTCACTGTTGCAAGCTTTGGAGAATTTAGCAGCAGCAGGAGTTCAGGTACTGATTGTCACGGGGCGTTCAGCTGGTTGGGTAAGTGGACTAAGTAGTTTGATGCCAGTTGCGGGTGCATTGGCAGAAAATGGGGGTTTGTTCTATTCATCTCATAAATTGGAATCAGTAGCTTTAACACCGATTCCTGATTTAGCTGAACATCGACAGCACTTAACTACAACTTTTACCAAATTACAAAGTCAATTTCCCCAAATCAAGGAATCTGCCGACAATCGGTTTCGTGTCACAGATTGGACATTTGATGTTGCTTCTTTGACATTAGCTGAACTGCAATACTTAAGTAACCTTTGCGAACTTGAGGGATGGGGATTTACTTACAGCAATGTCCAGTGTCACATCAAGCCTCAAGGACAAGATAAAGCGATGGGACTTTTACAAGTATTGCGCGAATACTTCCCAGAATATTCCCTCGATCAAGTGGTTACAGTAGGTGATAGTCCCAATGATGAAAGTTTATTTAATAGTTGTTATTTTCCTGTTTCTGTAGGTGTGTCTAATGTGCTGAAATATGCTAATCAGTTACAGTATCAACCTACTTATGTAACTACCGCGCCCGAAGGGGAAGGATTTTTTGAATTAACTAGTTATATTTTACAAAGTTTGTCAACACCAAAAAGTTAG
- a CDS encoding pentapeptide repeat-containing protein: MVSEEHLAILLQGVKVWNNWRIKNLQIELDLSGADFSGADLSGADLSGANLSGADLSGAILSKANLIGVNFSGTNLSKTNLNRAILIGAILIGANLIGVNLSGANLSGANLIGVNLSGANLSGANLIGVNLSGANLSWVNLSGANFSGANLSGANLIGAKLIGAKLIGTKLSEADLIGTNLSDADLREANLIGVNLSGANLSGTGLSGANLSGANLSRIQALNTNFTSAKLTGACIEDWHTNSATNLTDVICDYIYLIQEQQERRPSSGNFAPGEFTKLYQKSLDTVDLIFRNGIDWDAFAYSFKKIEVESLGSQLDVQSIEKKGDGVILVRISVSPDANKEKIHADFMQGYEFAHKVLEEQYQSRLEDKDKEINRLFYLVNQLQEKSGKVSIYNQQNSQVAGKIVDAETVQSH; encoded by the coding sequence ATGGTAAGTGAAGAACATCTGGCAATACTTCTGCAAGGGGTAAAAGTTTGGAATAATTGGAGAATTAAAAATTTACAAATAGAGTTAGACCTCAGTGGGGCTGACTTCAGTGGGGCTGACCTCAGTGGGGCTGACCTCAGTGGGGCTAACCTCAGTGGGGCTGACCTCAGTGGGGCTATCCTCAGTAAGGCTAACCTCATTGGGGTTAACTTCAGTGGGACTAACCTCAGTAAGACTAACCTCAATCGGGCTATTCTCATTGGGGCTATTCTCATTGGGGCTAACCTGATTGGGGTTAACCTCAGTGGGGCTAACCTCAGTGGGGCTAACCTGATTGGGGTTAACCTCAGTGGGGCTAACCTCAGTGGGGCTAACCTGATTGGGGTTAACCTCAGTGGGGCTAACCTCAGTTGGGTTAACCTCAGTGGGGCTAACTTCAGTGGGGCTAACCTCAGTGGGGCTAACCTGATTGGGGCTAAACTCATTGGGGCTAAACTCATTGGGACTAAACTTAGTGAGGCTGACCTCATTGGGACTAACCTCAGTGACGCTGACCTCAGAGAGGCTAACCTGATTGGGGTTAACCTCAGTGGGGCTAACCTCAGTGGAACTGGCCTCAGTGGGGCTAACCTCAGTGGGGCTAACCTCAGTAGAATTCAAGCCTTAAATACAAATTTCACTTCTGCCAAGTTAACTGGAGCTTGTATAGAAGACTGGCATACTAACAGTGCTACAAATCTCACTGATGTAATATGTGATTATATTTATCTCATACAAGAACAACAAGAACGTCGCCCTAGTAGTGGGAATTTTGCACCAGGTGAGTTCACCAAGCTGTATCAAAAATCTTTAGACACGGTTGACTTAATTTTCCGTAACGGCATTGACTGGGATGCCTTTGCTTACTCATTTAAGAAAATTGAAGTTGAGAGCCTTGGTTCTCAACTAGATGTCCAGAGCATTGAAAAAAAGGGGGATGGAGTTATTTTAGTCAGAATTAGTGTTTCTCCTGATGCTAATAAGGAGAAAATACACGCTGACTTTATGCAAGGATATGAATTTGCTCACAAGGTTTTAGAAGAACAATATCAGTCAAGGTTAGAAGATAAGGATAAAGAAATTAATCGCTTGTTTTATTTAGTTAATCAACTACAAGAAAAATCAGGTAAAGTTTCTATTTATAACCAGCAAAACTCTCAAGTTGCTGGCAAGATTGTGGATGCTGAAACAGTGCAAAGTCATTAA
- a CDS encoding creatininase family protein, with protein MLLHLSTWPEVENYLQQSQGIIFPIGSTEQHGPTGLIGTDAICAEAISRGVGEATQAMVAPTINIGMALHHTGFPGTISLRPSILIQVVRDYITCLAKAGFTKFYFINGHGGNIATLKAAFSETYAHLEDLQIANSQKVQCQIANWFMCGSVYKLAKELYGDQEGSHATPSEVAVTQYVYPEAIKKAYLSPEVASGHRIYGAADFRERYPDGRMGSNPALATPEHGKQFYDLAVEELSKGYLEFVNQG; from the coding sequence ATGTTATTACATCTCAGCACCTGGCCAGAAGTTGAAAATTATTTACAACAATCTCAGGGAATTATTTTTCCCATTGGTTCTACAGAACAACATGGACCAACTGGTTTAATTGGAACTGATGCGATTTGTGCAGAAGCTATATCCCGTGGAGTGGGGGAAGCAACACAAGCCATGGTTGCACCAACAATTAATATCGGTATGGCATTACATCATACAGGCTTCCCCGGTACAATCAGTTTGCGTCCTAGCATTTTAATTCAAGTAGTCAGAGATTATATAACTTGTTTAGCCAAAGCTGGTTTTACCAAGTTTTATTTTATCAACGGACACGGTGGTAACATTGCCACCCTCAAAGCTGCTTTTTCTGAAACCTACGCACACCTAGAAGACTTACAAATTGCTAATTCCCAAAAAGTGCAATGTCAAATTGCTAATTGGTTTATGTGCGGTTCTGTATACAAACTTGCCAAAGAATTATACGGTGATCAAGAAGGTTCTCATGCTACTCCTAGTGAAGTAGCTGTGACTCAATACGTTTATCCAGAAGCAATAAAAAAAGCCTACCTGTCTCCAGAAGTTGCTTCTGGACATAGAATTTATGGTGCTGCTGATTTTCGAGAACGTTACCCTGATGGCCGCATGGGTTCAAATCCTGCTTTAGCTACTCCAGAACATGGTAAACAGTTTTATGATTTGGCTGTGGAGGAATTAAGTAAAGGGTATTTGGAGTTTGTAAATCAGGGATGA